From the genome of Candidatus Zixiibacteriota bacterium:
ATGACTCAAGGCTCTTATTTATCGCGTAAAGGCGAGGCTGTTTTAATCAGTGTAGAACACGAGACTAAGCTTCATGTACCAATTCATACTCTGGAAGGTATCGTTTGTTTCGGACAGATAACTTGCTCTCCACCTATGCTTGGACTTTGCGCTGAACGCGGAGTTTCGGTTTCATTTTTAAGTGAATGGGGCAAGTTTTGGGCGCGAATTCAAGGTCCGGTAGCGGGAAACATCCTGCTTCGGAAAGCGCAATATCGATGTTCTGATAATAAGGCAATGTCTGTTGAGCCAGCTCGATCGGTAGTGATTGCCAAAATCGCCAATTGCCGAACGGCGATTTTGAGAGCGGCAAGAGATAGCTCTAATACAAATGATATTCAATCATTAAAGCAAGCATCGGATAGCTTGAAAAAAATTCTCGAAGATATGCCTAAGCAAATAGAGTTAGATACTGTACGCGGCAAAGAGGGTATGGCCGCACGGATATATTTCAGCGTGTTAGACCTTCAAATAAAAACACAAAAAGAAGAGTTCTTCTTTAAAGGACGAACTCGACGACCGCCCCTTGATAACTTTAACTCACTACTTTCTTTTTACTATACATTATTGGTTCATGACATAAGGTCAGCGCTTGATACAGTCGGGCTGGACCCAGCTGCTGGTTTCCTACATAGAGATAGACCTGGACGTCCGGGATTAGCGCTTGATTTGATGGAGGAATTGCGTCCTTATATTGCAGACCGCTTGGCTCTTGCGCTGGTAAACAGGAAACAGCTTAAGGGAACCGGCTTTCAAAAATCTGAAACAGGTGCTGTCGTTATGAATGAAAAAGCACGCAAAACTGTAATTAAGGCTTATCAAAATCGCAAGCAGGATGTTATTAATCACACATTCTTAGATGAAAAAATACATATCGGTTTGCTGCCGCATGTTCAGGCGATGCTCATGGCGCGTTTTCTTCGCGGCGATTTAGATGGGTATCCTCCCTTTATTTGGAAGTAGATAATATGATCGAATCATAGAGTTAAGATAAATTAGAAGGAGATTGATGATTGAGAAATTAGAAGCAATATGACAATAGAAACTGATAACGTAAAAATTGAAAGTAAGATATTATCATGTTAGTTCTGGTAACCTACGATGTAAATACTGAAACATCGGAAGGCAGAAAGCGGCTGCGTCATGTAGCAAAGATTTGT
Proteins encoded in this window:
- the cas1c gene encoding type I-C CRISPR-associated endonuclease Cas1; this encodes MKRILNTLYVMTQGSYLSRKGEAVLISVEHETKLHVPIHTLEGIVCFGQITCSPPMLGLCAERGVSVSFLSEWGKFWARIQGPVAGNILLRKAQYRCSDNKAMSVEPARSVVIAKIANCRTAILRAARDSSNTNDIQSLKQASDSLKKILEDMPKQIELDTVRGKEGMAARIYFSVLDLQIKTQKEEFFFKGRTRRPPLDNFNSLLSFYYTLLVHDIRSALDTVGLDPAAGFLHRDRPGRPGLALDLMEELRPYIADRLALALVNRKQLKGTGFQKSETGAVVMNEKARKTVIKAYQNRKQDVINHTFLDEKIHIGLLPHVQAMLMARFLRGDLDGYPPFIWK